One Mycolicibacterium fortuitum subsp. fortuitum genomic window carries:
- the lmeA gene encoding mannan chain length control protein LmeA, protein MGDNVPVRKLLIGLTATVTALLVGVVGTDFGSAIYAEYRLARNVRSAAGLNWDPWVAILGFPFLTQVRNDRYREIEIRASGVDHPVVGKASLEATLHGIDISGSSWLIPPDAKLPVRKAESRIIIDSTHIGRFMGIDDLLVEAPSRETNDATGGTTESGISSSQGLVFTGTPKGSGLDKRVSVSVDLSFADRDDTTLVLTATGILTGPGTADEPVPDDKTAAVLAEFSNTITGQKLPFGIAPTTAGARGSDVIIEGIASGVTIDLAEFRQP, encoded by the coding sequence GTGGGCGACAATGTGCCGGTGCGCAAACTGCTGATCGGGCTCACCGCGACCGTGACCGCGCTCCTCGTCGGGGTCGTCGGCACGGATTTCGGTTCGGCGATCTACGCCGAGTACCGACTGGCCCGCAACGTACGCAGCGCGGCCGGCCTGAACTGGGACCCGTGGGTGGCCATCCTGGGTTTCCCGTTCCTGACCCAGGTGCGCAACGATCGCTACCGGGAGATCGAGATCCGCGCCTCCGGCGTCGACCACCCCGTGGTGGGCAAAGCCTCTCTGGAGGCCACCCTGCACGGCATCGACATCTCCGGCTCGTCGTGGCTGATCCCGCCTGACGCGAAACTGCCGGTCAGGAAGGCCGAGAGCCGCATAATCATCGACTCCACCCACATCGGCAGATTCATGGGCATCGACGACCTGCTGGTCGAGGCTCCCTCGCGAGAGACCAACGATGCGACCGGCGGCACCACGGAGTCCGGCATCTCGAGCAGCCAGGGACTGGTGTTCACCGGAACGCCCAAGGGCTCAGGTCTGGACAAGCGGGTCAGCGTCTCGGTCGATCTGTCCTTCGCCGACCGCGACGACACCACGCTGGTACTGACCGCCACCGGGATCCTCACCGGGCCCGGGACCGCCGACGAGCCGGTGCCCGACGACAAGACCGCTGCGGTACTTGCAGAGTTCAGCAACACCATCACCGGGCAGAAACTGCCGTTCGGGATCGCGCCGACCACTGCCGGCGCCCGCGGCTCGGACGTGATCATCGAGGGCATCGCCTCGGGAGTAACGATCGACCTGGCGGAGTTCAGACAACCATGA
- a CDS encoding thioredoxin family protein, protein MSSSMVLVIVVLIAALGVAYVIGRLITLRAGLIRAGEEATDIDTSGLGLSDTGPTVLHFSAEWCGPCAGVRRVVDQVCAELPQVAHVEIDMDANPEAARRLSVLSLPTTIIFDRDGRPRYRTSGVPKAADLRSALEPLLA, encoded by the coding sequence ATGAGCTCGTCGATGGTGTTGGTGATCGTGGTGCTGATCGCAGCACTCGGGGTGGCCTATGTGATCGGCCGCCTGATCACGCTGCGCGCCGGCTTGATCAGGGCGGGTGAGGAGGCCACCGACATCGACACCAGCGGCCTGGGGTTGTCCGACACCGGCCCGACCGTGCTGCACTTCTCGGCCGAATGGTGCGGGCCGTGCGCAGGCGTGCGCCGGGTCGTCGACCAGGTCTGCGCCGAGCTGCCCCAGGTTGCTCACGTCGAAATCGACATGGACGCCAATCCCGAAGCCGCCAGGCGGCTTTCGGTGCTGTCGCTGCCCACCACCATCATCTTCGACCGGGATGGGCGGCCCCGATACCGCACCAGCGGCGTCCCCAAGGCCGCTGACCTGCGCTCGGCGCTCGAACCACTGTTGGCTTGA
- the pstB gene encoding phosphate ABC transporter ATP-binding protein PstB, translating to MAKRLDLKDVNIYYGAFHAVSEVSLSVQPRSVMAFIGPSGCGKSTVLRTLNRMHEVIPGARVEGSVLLDGEDIYGAGVDPVGVRKTIGMVFQRPNPFPTMSIRDNVVAGLKLQGVRNKKTLDEVAERSLRGANLWNEVKDRLDKPGGGLSGGQQQRLCIARAIAVQPDVLLMDEPCSALDPISTLAIEDLISTLKQDFTIVIVTHNMQQAARVSDQTAFFNLEATGKPGKLIEIDDTEKIFSNPTQKATEDYISGRFG from the coding sequence ATGGCCAAGCGACTGGATCTCAAGGACGTCAACATCTACTACGGCGCATTCCACGCCGTTTCCGAGGTGTCGCTGTCGGTGCAGCCGCGCAGCGTAATGGCTTTCATCGGACCGTCGGGTTGCGGTAAGTCGACGGTGCTGCGGACGCTGAACCGTATGCACGAGGTGATCCCCGGTGCCCGCGTCGAGGGTTCGGTGCTGCTCGACGGCGAGGACATCTACGGTGCCGGCGTTGACCCGGTAGGGGTACGCAAGACCATCGGCATGGTGTTCCAGCGTCCGAATCCGTTCCCCACCATGTCGATTCGTGACAACGTGGTGGCGGGGCTGAAGCTGCAGGGCGTGCGCAACAAGAAGACCCTCGACGAGGTCGCCGAGCGCTCGCTGCGTGGGGCAAACCTGTGGAACGAGGTCAAGGACCGGCTGGACAAGCCCGGCGGCGGTCTGTCCGGTGGTCAGCAGCAGCGTTTGTGCATCGCGCGTGCCATCGCGGTGCAGCCCGACGTGCTGCTGATGGATGAGCCATGTTCGGCGCTCGACCCCATCTCGACGCTGGCCATCGAAGATCTGATCTCCACGCTCAAGCAGGATTTCACGATCGTCATCGTCACCCACAACATGCAGCAGGCCGCCCGCGTGAGTGATCAGACCGCGTTCTTCAATCTTGAGGCCACCGGTAAACCGGGCAAGCTGATCGAGATCGACGACACCGAGAAGATCTTCTCCAACCCGACCCAGAAGGCGACCGAGGACTACATCTCCGGTCGCTTCGGCTGA
- a CDS encoding MarR family winged helix-turn-helix transcriptional regulator — MKTKLELIDTITGLVSTVGDRLRNDGEGDAERDFMAAACPERLQQLVRTLPTPTMHLLAEIAEGPVSVVGLAARSGRLKGTVSKHVQRLVEAGLVVRTPLPDNRKEIELGLTADGELVVDLHRRLHEEMDRGAREFLLRYSGAELQVLVKVLGDLAGAHKDGVRLVPPADRP, encoded by the coding sequence GTGAAAACCAAACTTGAGCTGATCGACACCATCACCGGGCTGGTGTCCACTGTGGGCGACCGGCTCAGGAATGACGGGGAAGGCGACGCCGAACGCGATTTCATGGCTGCTGCCTGCCCGGAGCGGCTTCAGCAGCTGGTGCGGACGTTGCCGACGCCGACGATGCACCTGCTGGCCGAGATCGCCGAAGGTCCGGTCAGTGTGGTGGGGCTGGCAGCGCGTTCCGGCCGGCTCAAGGGCACGGTGTCCAAGCATGTGCAGCGGCTGGTCGAGGCGGGCCTGGTCGTTCGCACCCCACTGCCCGACAACCGCAAGGAGATCGAGCTCGGCCTGACCGCCGACGGCGAACTCGTCGTCGACCTACATCGCCGGCTGCACGAGGAGATGGACCGCGGCGCCCGCGAGTTCCTGCTGCGCTACAGCGGCGCGGAGTTGCAGGTGCTGGTCAAGGTCCTGGGCGATCTGGCGGGCGCACACAAAGACGGGGTCCGCCTGGTACCGCCCGCCGACCGACCCTGA
- the pstS gene encoding phosphate ABC transporter substrate-binding protein PstS — MKLISIGKSACKPFGVALSATAIAALTLTACGSDNNATGTSSSAAGSSSAASAECGGKNALTGEGSTAQQNAIAEFNKVWSQVCSGKNLSYNPTGSGAGVDQFIAKQVDFAGSDSALKDDQVAKAAERCGGNEAWNLPLVFGPVALAYNVEGVEKLVVSPEVLAKIFQGEIKKWNDPAVAALNAGTTLPDLDIKPIYRSDSSGTTDNFQKYLAAAAPQTWTKGAGKEFQGGAGEGAQKSSGVVQAVQATPGSIGYVEKSPAAAAGLPYAQIDSGAGAVPLDDESTTKAVGAAKFKSDGKDLVLDLNALYASKEAGVYPLVLATYEIVCSKGYDADTAAAVKSFLTVAANEGQASLSQAGYIALPDEFKQRLLTSVEAIA; from the coding sequence GTGAAGCTCATCAGCATTGGCAAGAGTGCATGTAAGCCGTTCGGTGTCGCGCTGTCCGCGACGGCCATTGCGGCGCTCACTCTGACCGCGTGCGGCAGCGACAACAACGCTACCGGCACCAGCTCCTCGGCCGCCGGCAGCAGCTCGGCTGCGTCGGCCGAGTGTGGCGGCAAGAATGCTCTGACGGGTGAGGGCTCGACGGCGCAGCAGAACGCCATTGCTGAGTTCAACAAGGTGTGGAGCCAGGTCTGCTCCGGCAAGAACCTGTCCTACAACCCGACCGGTTCGGGTGCGGGTGTGGACCAGTTCATCGCCAAGCAGGTCGACTTCGCCGGCTCGGACTCGGCGCTCAAGGACGACCAGGTGGCCAAGGCCGCCGAGCGTTGCGGTGGCAACGAGGCCTGGAACCTGCCGCTGGTCTTCGGCCCCGTCGCGCTGGCCTACAACGTCGAGGGCGTCGAGAAGCTCGTCGTGAGCCCCGAGGTGCTCGCCAAGATCTTCCAGGGCGAGATCAAGAAGTGGAACGACCCTGCGGTGGCGGCGCTGAACGCCGGTACCACCCTGCCCGACCTGGACATCAAGCCGATCTACCGGTCGGACTCATCGGGCACCACCGACAACTTCCAGAAGTACCTGGCCGCGGCTGCCCCGCAGACCTGGACCAAGGGTGCCGGCAAGGAGTTCCAGGGCGGCGCCGGTGAGGGCGCCCAGAAGTCCTCCGGCGTCGTGCAGGCCGTCCAGGCCACCCCCGGCTCGATCGGCTACGTCGAGAAGAGCCCCGCCGCCGCCGCCGGTCTGCCCTACGCCCAGATCGACAGCGGTGCCGGCGCGGTCCCGCTGGACGACGAGTCGACCACCAAGGCTGTCGGCGCCGCCAAGTTCAAGAGTGACGGCAAGGACCTCGTCCTGGATCTGAACGCGCTGTACGCCTCCAAGGAGGCCGGTGTCTACCCGTTGGTGCTGGCCACCTACGAGATCGTTTGCTCCAAGGGCTACGACGCCGACACCGCCGCAGCCGTGAAGTCCTTCCTGACCGTGGCCGCCAACGAGGGCCAGGCCAGCCTGTCTCAGGCCGGATACATCGCACTGCCCGACGAGTTCAAGCAGCGCCTGCTGACCTCGGTCGAGGCCATCGCGTAG
- the mshD gene encoding mycothiol synthase, translating into MTELDWRTGLSDAEQTGIRELIAAATAVDGVAPVGDQVLRELSHDRTRHLLATDGAALVGYLNLAPGGDDDPPMAEVVVHPEARRRGTGAALARAGLAEGAAGTRIWAHGNLEAARALAASLDLKPVRELLQMRRPLTDLPPLRTAEGVRIGTYAGPQDDAELLRVNNAAFSWHPEQGGWTEQDIAERRGEPWFDPEGLFEAFDEETGALLGFHWTKVHPASRGEVHEPALGEVYVVGVDPAAQGRGLGSVLTLLGLHHLAERSLPTVLLYVEADNSAAVATYRNLGFEVFGVDVAYAAG; encoded by the coding sequence GTGACAGAACTCGACTGGCGTACCGGACTGTCGGACGCCGAACAGACCGGAATACGTGAACTCATCGCCGCTGCTACTGCGGTCGACGGCGTGGCCCCGGTCGGTGATCAGGTGCTGCGTGAGCTCAGCCATGACCGCACCCGTCACCTGCTGGCCACCGATGGGGCAGCTCTCGTCGGGTATCTGAATCTGGCCCCGGGCGGTGACGACGATCCGCCGATGGCCGAGGTGGTGGTGCATCCCGAGGCCCGCCGCCGCGGGACCGGCGCGGCGCTCGCCCGGGCCGGGCTGGCGGAGGGGGCGGCAGGCACGCGTATCTGGGCCCACGGCAACCTGGAAGCGGCTCGTGCGCTCGCGGCATCGCTGGACCTCAAGCCGGTCCGCGAACTGTTGCAGATGCGTCGCCCGCTGACCGACCTGCCGCCGCTGCGCACCGCCGAGGGGGTGCGGATCGGTACGTATGCCGGTCCGCAGGACGATGCCGAGCTTCTGCGGGTCAACAACGCCGCCTTCTCGTGGCATCCCGAACAGGGCGGCTGGACCGAACAGGACATCGCCGAACGGCGCGGCGAGCCGTGGTTCGACCCCGAGGGGCTCTTCGAGGCGTTCGACGAGGAGACCGGCGCACTGCTGGGCTTCCACTGGACCAAAGTCCATCCCGCGTCGCGCGGCGAAGTGCATGAGCCTGCGCTCGGCGAGGTCTACGTCGTCGGCGTCGATCCGGCCGCGCAGGGACGCGGACTGGGCTCGGTGCTCACTCTGCTCGGTCTGCACCACCTCGCCGAGCGGTCGCTGCCGACGGTGCTGCTTTACGTCGAGGCAGATAACTCGGCGGCCGTGGCGACGTACCGAAACTTGGGTTTTGAGGTGTTCGGCGTCGACGTGGCGTACGCCGCCGGTTAA
- a CDS encoding sulfurtransferase, whose product MARSDVLVSTEWAGNNLDTPGVVFVEVDENTSAYDDEGHIPGAVKLDWKDDLQDAVKRDFVDQQQFSKLLSDKGISNDDTVILYGGNNNWFAAYAYWYFKLYGHNDVKLLDGGRKRWQLDGRPLVTDAVSRPATSYSAKAPDNNIRAFRDEVIAAIGEKNLVDVRSPDEFSGKILAPAHLPQEQSQRPGHIPGAINVPWSKAANEDGTFKSDEDLAKLYADAGLDGNKETIAYCRIGERSSHTWFVLQELLGHQNVKNYDGSWTEYGSLVGAPIELGS is encoded by the coding sequence ATGGCACGTTCCGACGTCCTGGTCTCGACCGAGTGGGCCGGGAACAATCTCGACACCCCCGGCGTGGTGTTCGTCGAGGTCGACGAGAACACCAGCGCCTACGACGACGAGGGGCACATCCCCGGCGCCGTCAAACTGGACTGGAAAGACGATCTGCAGGATGCCGTCAAGCGTGACTTCGTCGACCAGCAGCAGTTCTCGAAGCTGTTGAGCGACAAGGGCATCAGCAACGACGACACCGTGATCCTGTACGGCGGCAACAACAACTGGTTCGCCGCCTATGCCTACTGGTACTTCAAGCTGTACGGCCACAACGACGTGAAGCTGCTCGACGGCGGCCGCAAGCGCTGGCAGCTCGACGGCCGCCCGCTGGTCACCGACGCCGTCAGCCGCCCGGCGACGTCGTACTCCGCCAAGGCGCCCGACAACAACATCCGCGCCTTCCGCGACGAGGTCATCGCCGCCATCGGCGAGAAGAACCTCGTCGACGTGCGCTCCCCTGACGAGTTCTCCGGCAAGATCCTGGCCCCGGCACACCTGCCGCAGGAGCAGAGCCAGCGCCCCGGGCATATCCCCGGCGCCATCAACGTTCCGTGGAGCAAGGCAGCCAACGAGGACGGCACCTTCAAGTCCGACGAGGACCTGGCCAAGCTGTACGCCGACGCCGGCCTCGACGGAAACAAGGAGACCATCGCCTACTGCCGGATCGGTGAGCGTTCCTCGCACACCTGGTTCGTGCTGCAGGAGCTGCTGGGACACCAGAACGTCAAGAACTACGACGGCAGTTGGACGGAATACGGCTCCCTGGTGGGCGCCCCGATCGAGTTGGGAAGTTGA
- a CDS encoding DUF4395 domain-containing protein, with translation MSSTSTRPIADGRPAQVDVRGPRFAAWVTTAVLIATVLVAGVSEPVAAALLGAQAVVFAIGAVGGPRRHPYGRIFSIFVAPRLAPATEREPVPPLKFAQLVGFVFAVVGAAGFAFGVTALGLIATAFALVAAFLNAAFGICLGCRLYPLVARLRRVPNPA, from the coding sequence ATGTCATCGACATCAACCCGACCCATCGCTGATGGTCGGCCTGCGCAGGTGGACGTCCGTGGGCCGCGGTTCGCGGCCTGGGTCACCACCGCAGTCCTGATCGCCACCGTTCTGGTTGCCGGGGTGAGTGAGCCCGTGGCCGCCGCGCTGCTGGGCGCTCAAGCAGTGGTGTTCGCCATCGGTGCAGTCGGCGGCCCCCGCAGGCACCCGTACGGCCGGATCTTCTCGATCTTCGTCGCGCCGCGCCTGGCCCCGGCCACCGAACGTGAGCCGGTCCCGCCGCTGAAGTTCGCCCAACTGGTCGGCTTCGTGTTCGCCGTCGTGGGCGCCGCAGGGTTCGCCTTCGGAGTCACCGCGCTCGGCCTGATCGCCACCGCGTTCGCGTTGGTGGCGGCCTTCCTCAACGCGGCCTTCGGCATCTGCCTGGGTTGCCGGCTCTACCCGCTCGTGGCGCGGCTCCGTCGCGTCCCCAATCCCGCATGA
- a CDS encoding Ms5788A family Cys-rich leader peptide, with protein MSARLELLLTKRRAVDLCRVAGCCCCCCC; from the coding sequence GTGTCAGCCCGCCTTGAGCTTCTGCTCACCAAGCGCCGCGCAGTTGATCTGTGCCGCGTCGCGGGTTGCTGCTGTTGTTGTTGCTGTTGA
- a CDS encoding quinone oxidoreductase family protein, with protein sequence MLAALVTEWGRHPVYTEVPEPEPRDGAEVAEVEASALTNLTRALVSGKHYASKEIQLPAVPGVDGVARLADGRRIYTGAIGYGGMMAQRALVDPTGGVEVPEHVDSVTAAALPNPGISAWTALSHAAAVKPGDHVLVLGATGVTGSMAVQLAGTLFGAGTVVAAGRSTQRLAWLRSAGAHDTIAMGEQDLGARIAEMHAEHPFDAVLDYLWGQPAAEALTALAGSHPAAHYHPTRFVQIGSMAGPTLPLDAGVLRGTGITLCGVGIGSVPPEVLARARTEALPTLFAMVADGRLELRTQPRALADVAEVWDGGEPSGTRVVLTP encoded by the coding sequence ATGCTGGCCGCACTGGTCACCGAATGGGGCCGGCACCCCGTCTACACCGAGGTACCCGAGCCCGAACCACGCGACGGCGCCGAAGTGGCCGAGGTCGAAGCGTCGGCCCTGACCAACCTCACCCGAGCCCTGGTGTCAGGAAAGCACTACGCCAGCAAGGAGATTCAACTTCCCGCCGTTCCGGGCGTCGACGGTGTCGCCCGGCTCGCCGACGGCCGCCGTATCTACACCGGAGCCATCGGATACGGCGGAATGATGGCACAGCGTGCGCTCGTCGACCCCACCGGCGGCGTGGAGGTACCCGAACACGTGGACTCGGTGACCGCGGCCGCCCTGCCCAATCCGGGCATCTCGGCCTGGACTGCACTGTCACACGCCGCGGCCGTCAAGCCCGGCGATCACGTACTCGTCCTCGGGGCCACCGGCGTAACCGGCTCGATGGCAGTGCAATTAGCGGGCACCCTGTTCGGCGCCGGGACCGTGGTGGCCGCCGGGCGCAGCACGCAGAGGCTGGCGTGGCTACGGTCTGCGGGCGCTCACGACACGATCGCCATGGGCGAGCAGGATCTCGGGGCCCGCATCGCCGAGATGCACGCTGAGCACCCGTTCGACGCGGTGCTCGACTACCTATGGGGCCAACCGGCCGCAGAGGCACTCACGGCCCTGGCGGGCAGCCACCCGGCCGCGCACTACCACCCGACCCGGTTCGTGCAGATCGGGTCGATGGCCGGGCCGACCCTGCCCCTGGACGCCGGAGTGTTGCGGGGCACCGGAATCACACTGTGCGGGGTCGGTATCGGCAGCGTGCCACCCGAGGTGCTGGCCCGGGCGCGCACCGAGGCACTGCCGACGTTGTTCGCCATGGTCGCCGACGGGCGCCTGGAACTACGCACGCAGCCAAGGGCATTGGCCGACGTAGCCGAGGTGTGGGACGGCGGCGAGCCCTCGGGCACCCGCGTCGTGCTGACGCCCTAG
- the pstA gene encoding phosphate ABC transporter permease PstA yields the protein MTSTLERPVKAPAFQGVSMRRKLTNHLATVLVTLSLLVALVPLAWVLYSVIVRGWGALTSATWFTNSQAGMTTFIAGGGAYHAIVGTLLQGLVCSLISIPIGVMVGVYLVEYGSGTRLGKVTTFMVDILTGVPSIVAALFIYALWVATLGFGRSGFAVSLSLVLLMIPVIVRATEEMLRIVPMDLREASYALGVPKWKTIVRIVIPTALSGIVTGIMLALARVMGETAPLLILVGYAQAMNFDMFGGFMGSLPGMMYDQISAGAGANPVPTDRLWGAALTLILLIALLNVGARAVAKLFAPKKV from the coding sequence ATGACCTCCACGCTCGAGCGGCCGGTCAAGGCGCCCGCGTTCCAGGGCGTGAGCATGCGCCGCAAGCTGACCAATCACCTCGCCACGGTCCTGGTGACCCTGTCGTTGCTCGTCGCGCTGGTCCCGCTGGCCTGGGTGCTGTACTCGGTGATCGTCCGTGGCTGGGGCGCATTGACCTCGGCCACGTGGTTCACCAACTCCCAGGCCGGGATGACGACGTTCATCGCCGGCGGCGGTGCCTACCACGCGATCGTCGGTACCCTGCTGCAGGGCTTGGTGTGCTCGCTGATCTCCATTCCGATCGGCGTGATGGTCGGCGTCTATCTCGTCGAATACGGGAGCGGCACCCGATTGGGCAAGGTCACCACATTCATGGTGGACATCCTCACCGGTGTGCCCTCGATCGTCGCGGCGCTGTTCATCTACGCATTGTGGGTGGCCACGCTAGGGTTCGGCCGGTCGGGTTTCGCGGTGTCACTTTCGTTGGTGCTGTTGATGATTCCGGTGATCGTGCGGGCCACCGAGGAGATGCTGCGCATCGTACCGATGGATCTGCGCGAGGCCAGTTATGCGCTGGGCGTGCCGAAATGGAAGACCATCGTCCGCATCGTGATCCCGACGGCATTGTCGGGCATCGTCACGGGCATCATGCTGGCGCTGGCCCGTGTGATGGGTGAGACAGCGCCGCTGCTGATCCTCGTCGGTTACGCCCAGGCGATGAACTTCGACATGTTCGGCGGTTTCATGGGATCGCTGCCGGGCATGATGTACGACCAGATCTCGGCTGGGGCAGGCGCCAATCCGGTGCCCACGGACCGGCTCTGGGGAGCGGCGCTGACGCTGATCCTGCTGATCGCCCTGCTCAACGTCGGCGCCCGCGCCGTCGCCAAACTGTTTGCCCCCAAGAAGGTGTAG
- a CDS encoding winged helix-turn-helix transcriptional regulator produces the protein MDLLLLTVDPHPESVLPSLTLLAHTVRTAPTEVSSLLEAGSADVAIVDARTDLAAARGLCRLLGTTGTSVPVVAVINEGGLVAVNHEWGLDEILLPSTGPAEIDARLRLLVGRRVGGASQENAGKITLGELAIDEGTYTARLRGRPLDLTYKEFELLKYLAQHAGRVFTRAQLLQEVWGYDFFGGTRTVDVHVRRLRAKLGPEYESLIGTVRNVGYKAVRPSRGRTPAGGPAGAGEAEPEAEEAEEHDGDFDPATDDADEPLAGRLHSQ, from the coding sequence TTGGATCTACTGCTACTGACCGTCGACCCGCATCCGGAGTCGGTGCTGCCCTCCCTGACGCTGCTGGCGCATACCGTGCGCACGGCGCCGACCGAGGTGTCGTCGCTGTTGGAGGCCGGTAGCGCCGATGTGGCGATCGTCGACGCGCGGACCGATCTGGCGGCCGCTCGCGGTCTGTGCCGGCTGCTGGGGACGACGGGCACTTCCGTCCCGGTGGTAGCCGTGATCAACGAGGGCGGGTTGGTGGCGGTCAACCACGAATGGGGCCTGGACGAAATCCTGCTGCCCAGCACCGGCCCCGCCGAGATCGATGCCCGGCTGAGGCTGCTGGTCGGGCGGCGCGTAGGGGGCGCCAGCCAGGAGAATGCGGGCAAGATCACCCTCGGTGAGCTCGCGATCGACGAGGGCACCTACACCGCACGGCTACGCGGACGCCCCCTCGATCTCACCTACAAGGAATTCGAACTACTCAAGTACCTCGCCCAGCACGCGGGCCGCGTCTTCACCCGTGCGCAGCTGTTGCAGGAGGTGTGGGGCTACGACTTCTTCGGCGGTACGCGCACCGTTGACGTGCACGTTCGTCGTCTGCGCGCCAAACTCGGCCCCGAATACGAATCGTTGATCGGTACCGTCCGCAACGTCGGGTACAAGGCGGTGCGCCCGTCGCGCGGTCGCACCCCGGCCGGTGGACCTGCCGGGGCCGGTGAAGCCGAACCTGAGGCCGAGGAGGCCGAGGAGCACGACGGCGACTTCGACCCCGCGACCGACGATGCGGATGAGCCGTTGGCCGGGCGGTTGCACAGCCAGTGA